A genomic window from Drosophila innubila isolate TH190305 chromosome 4, UK_Dinn_1.0, whole genome shotgun sequence includes:
- the LOC117781897 gene encoding plasma membrane calcium-transporting ATPase 1 isoform X6 gives MATIDGRPAQYGISLKQLRELMEVRGREGVAKISEFGGIHEICKKLYTSPNEGLSGSKVDEDHRRETFGSNVIPPKPPKTFLTLVWEALQDVTLIILEVAALVSLGLSFYKPADEDAPLLQEEEEHHGWIEGLAILISVIVVVIVTAFNDYSKERQFRGLQNRIEGEHKFSVIRGGEVCQISVGDILVGDIAQIKYGDLLPADGCLIQSNDLKVDESSLTGESDQVKKGPDSDPMVLSGTHVMEGSGKMVVTAVGVNSQAGIIFTLLGAAVDEQEAEIKKMKKEIKKANKQKTKSQTGENDGRAPPGGKSQHAAPPSLSTSEAIKSESDGNHVQQPSTSTAETGHKKEKSVLQAKLTKLAIQIGYAGSTIAVLTVIILIIQFCIKTFVIDEKPWKNTYANNLVKHLIIGVTVLVVAVPEGLPLAVTLSLAYSVKKMMKDNNLVRHLDACETMGNATAICSDKTGTLTTNRMTVVQSYICEKLCKVLPTLNDIPQQVGNLITMGISVNSAYTSNIMPGPNPGDLPVQVGNKTECALLGFVKGLGVKYQSIRDEIPEDRFTRVYTFNSVRKSMGTVIPRPNGGYRLYTKGASEIIMKKCSFIYGHEGTLEKFTRDMQERLIREVIEPMACDGLRTISVAYRDFVPGKAALNEVHIDGEPNWDDEENIMTNLTCLCVVGIEDPVRPEVPDAIRKCQRAGITVRMVTGDNINTARSIASKCGILKPNDDFLILEGKEFNRRIRDTNGDIQQHLIDKVWPKLRVLARSSPTDKYTLVKGMIDSAVTDNREVVAVTGDGTNDGPALKKADVGFAMGIAGTDVAKEASDIILTDDNFSSIVKAVMWGRNVYDSIAKFLQFQLTVNVVAVIVAFIGACAVQDSPLKAVQMLWVNLIMDTLASLALATEVPTPDLLLRKPYGRTKPLISRTMMKNILGQALYQLVIIFGLLFVGDLILDIESGRGQELNAGPTQHFTIIFNTFVMMTLFNEINARKIHGQRNVVEGLFTNPIFYTIWIFTMISQVVIIQYGKMAFSTKALSLDQWLWCIFFGIGTLVWGQLITSVPTRKLPKILSWGRGHPEEYTDAMNLGEERFDSIDSDKKPRAGQILWIRGLTRLQTQPAEPIRETEV, from the exons ATGGCCACAATAGATGGAAGACCGGCGCAATATGGGATATCACTTAAACAATTACGCGAACTTATGGAAGTTCGCGGTAGAGAAGGTGTTGCGAAAATAAGTGAATTCGGGGGCATTCATGAGATATGCAAAAAGCTGTACACATCACCAAATGAAG gcCTCAGCGGATCAAAAGTTGATGAAGATCACCGACGTGAAACGTTTGGCTCGAATGTAATACCACCGAAGCCTCCAAAAACCTTTTTAACACTAGTCTGGGAGGCGCTTCAAGATGTTACACTTATTATTTTAGAGGTAGCTGCGTTAGTATCTCTTGGTCTATCATTTTATAAGCCTGCCGATGAGGATGCGC ctcTTCTACAAGAGGAGGAAGAACACCATGGTTGGATTGAGGGTTTGGCTATTCTTATATCGGTCATAGTTGTCGTAATAGTTACTGCCTTTAATGATTACTCAAAGGAGCGACAGTTTCGCGGATTACAGAATCGTATTGAAGGCGAGCACAAATTTTCGGTTATACGTGGCGGTGAAGTATGCCAAATATCGGTTGGTGACATTCTTGTTGGTGATATTGCCCAGATTAAGTACGGTGACCTTTTACCCGCCGATGGCTGCCTTATACAAAGCAACGATCTTAAg GTGGATGAATCTTCGCTCACGGGTGAATCGGATCAGGTTAAAAAGGGTCCAGATAGCGATCCGATGGTACTATCTGGTACGCACGTTATGGAGGGCAGTGGAAAAATGGTTGTTACCGCCGTTGGCGTTAATTCTCAGGCCGGTATTATATTCACTTTACTTGGAGCCGCTGTCGATGAGCAGGAAGctgaaattaagaaaatgaagaagg AAATTAAAAAGGCGAACAAACAAAAGACCAAGAGCCAGACAG GTGAAAACGATGGTCGAGCTCCCCCGGGTGGTAAATCACAACATGCGGCACCGCCATCTCTGAGTACCAGTGAGGCGATTAAATCTGAATCGGATGGTAATCACGTCCAGCAACCGTCGACATCAACCGCTGAGACGGGACACAAGAAGGAAAAGTCTGTACTTCAGGCCAAGCTAACAAAGTTGGCCATACAAATTGGCTACGCTGGATCCACCATAGCTGTGCTCACTGTTATCATACTGATAATACAGTTCTGTATTAAAACATTCGTTATCGATGAGAAGCCCTGGAAGAATACCTATGCCAATAATTTGGTTAAACATTTGATTATTGGTGTTACAGTATTAGTTGTGGCTGTACCTGAGGGTCTGCCACTGGCCGTTACATTATCACTGGCTTATTCAGTTAAG AAAATGATGAAAGATAATAACTTGGTGCGTCATTTAGATGCCTGCGAAACAATGGGTAATGCGACGGCAATTTGTTCCGACAAGACTGGTACACTTACTACCAATCGAATGACAGTTGTACAATCTTATATATGTGAGAAATTGTGCAAGGTTCTGCCCACCCTCAACGATATACCGCAGCAGGTCGGCAATTTAATAACGATGGGCATATCTGTGAACTCGGCATATACTTCAAACATaatg ccGGGTCCAAATCCTGGCGATCTACCTGTTCAAGTTGGTAACAAGACGGAATGTGCTCTACTCGGTTTTGTAAAGGGCTTGGGCGTTAAATATCAATCAATACGGGACGAAATTCCAGAGGATAGATTTACTCGAGTTTACACATTCAACTCTGTACGAAAGAGCATGGGAACGGTTATTCCAAGACCCAACGGCGGCTATCGACTGTACACGAAGGGAGCCTCGGAGATCATAATGAAAAA GTGTTCATTCATCTATGGTCATGAAGGGACTTTGGAGAAATTCACACGTGATATGCAGGAACGTTTAATACGTGAAGTTATTGAGCCAATGGCATGCGATGGATTGCGCACAATTTCTGTAGCTTATCGTGATTTTGTGCCCGGCAAGGCAGCCCTTAATGAGGTGCATATCGATGGTGAACCAAATTGGGATGACGAGGAGAATATTATGACAAATTTGACATGTCTATGCGTTGTTGGTATTGAGGATCCAGTGCGTCCCGAGGTACCAGACGCTATACGCAAGTGCCAACGTGCCGGTATCACTGTTCGCATGGTGACTGGCGACAACATAAATACCGCCCGATCAATCGCCAGCAAATGTGGTATTTTGAAACCCAACGATGACTTCCTCATACTGGAGGGTAAAGAGTTTAATAGACGCATTCGAGATACAAATGGCGAT atcCAACAGCATCTTATTGATAAAGTCTGGCCAAAATTGCGAGTACTTGCCCGTTCATCTCCAACAGATAAATATACGCTGGTCAAAG GTATGATTGACAGTGCGGTTACTGATAATCGGGAAGTGGTTGCTGTCACTGGCGATGGTACCAACGATGGCCCCGCATTAAAGAAGGCCGATGTTGGCTTTGCTATGGGCATTGCGGGCACTGATGTTGCTAAGGAAGCGTCCGATATCATTCTAACCGATGATAATTTCAGTAGCATTGTCAAAGCTGTTATGTGGGGTCGCAATGTCTATGATTCGATAGCAAAATTCTTGCAATTTCAGTTAACAGTGAATGTGGTTGCAGTCATTGTTGCATTTATTGGAGCTTGTGCGGTTCAGGATTCGCCCCTTAAA GCAGTGCAAATGTTGTGGGTTAATCTCATTATGGACACACTGGCATCACTTGCTTTAGCCACAGAAGTACCAACACCAGATCTGTTGCTGCGGAAACCATATGGTCGTACAAAACCACTTATATCGCGCACaatgatgaaaaatatattgggTCAGGCCTTATACCAGCTGGTGATCATATTTGGATTACTTTTTGTCG GTGACTTAATACTCGATATCGAGTCTGGACGGGGACAAGAGCTGAACGCTGGACCAACCCaacattttacaattatatttaacacATTCGTCATGATGACACTATTTAATGAGataaatgcaagaaaaatcCATGGACAACGTAATGTTGTTGAAGGTCTTTTCACAAATCCCATCTTTTACACCATCTGGATATTTACAATGATTTCACAG gtGGTTATCATTCAATATGGTAAAATGGCTTTCTCAACAAAAGCTCTGTCTCTTGATCAATGGCTATGGTGCATATTCTTTGGAATCGGTACACTAGTCTGGGGACAATTAATCACTTCAGTGCCTACAAGAAAATTGCCTAAAATCTTATC ATGGGGACGCGGCCATCCTGAGGAATACACGGATGCCATGAATTTAGGTGAGGAGCGTTTCGATTCCATAGATTCTGACAAGAAACCAAGAGCTGGACAAATTTTATGGATTCGTGGCTTAACTCGCCTTCAAACTCAA ccGGCGGAACCAATACGAGAGACTGAAGTGTAA
- the LOC117781897 gene encoding plasma membrane calcium-transporting ATPase 2 isoform X3, protein MATIDGRPAQYGISLKQLRELMEVRGREGVAKISEFGGIHEICKKLYTSPNEGLSGSKVDEDHRRETFGSNVIPPKPPKTFLTLVWEALQDVTLIILEVAALVSLGLSFYKPADEDAPLLQEEEEHHGWIEGLAILISVIVVVIVTAFNDYSKERQFRGLQNRIEGEHKFSVIRGGEVCQISVGDILVGDIAQIKYGDLLPADGCLIQSNDLKVDESSLTGESDQVKKGPDSDPMVLSGTHVMEGSGKMVVTAVGVNSQAGIIFTLLGAAVDEQEAEIKKMKKEIKKANKQKTKSQTGENDGRAPPGGKSQHAAPPSLSTSEAIKSESDGNHVQQPSTSTAETGHKKEKSVLQAKLTKLAIQIGYAGSTIAVLTVIILIIQFCIKTFVIDEKPWKNTYANNLVKHLIIGVTVLVVAVPEGLPLAVTLSLAYSVKKMMKDNNLVRHLDACETMGNATAICSDKTGTLTTNRMTVVQSYICEKLCKVLPTLNDIPQQVGNLITMGISVNSAYTSNIMPGPNPGDLPVQVGNKTECALLGFVKGLGVKYQSIRDEIPEDRFTRVYTFNSVRKSMGTVIPRPNGGYRLYTKGASEIIMKKCSFIYGHEGTLEKFTRDMQERLIREVIEPMACDGLRTISVAYRDFVPGKAALNEVHIDGEPNWDDEENIMTNLTCLCVVGIEDPVRPEVPDAIRKCQRAGITVRMVTGDNINTARSIASKCGILKPNDDFLILEGKEFNRRIRDTNGDIQQHLIDKVWPKLRVLARSSPTDKYTLVKGMIDSAVTDNREVVAVTGDGTNDGPALKKADVGFAMGIAGTDVAKEASDIILTDDNFSSIVKAVMWGRNVYDSIAKFLQFQLTVNVVAVIVAFIGACAVQDSPLKAVQMLWVNLIMDTLASLALATEVPTPDLLLRKPYGRTKPLISRTMMKNILGQALYQLVIIFGLLFVGDLILDIESGRGQELNAGPTQHFTIIFNTFVMMTLFNEINARKIHGQRNVVEGLFTNPIFYTIWIFTMISQVVIIQYGKMAFSTKALSLDQWLWCIFFGIGTLVWGQLITSVPTRKLPKILSWGRGHPEEYTDAMNLGEERFDSIDSDKKPRAGQILWIRGLTRLQTQISVPVIGGELQERLIPVPYSKSNTDQAIRVVNAFRQGLDARYGEHTNTSLAEVLRKQSSMSKRLSETSSIEYADNIPDELTIPEIDVERLSSHSHTETAV, encoded by the exons ATGGCCACAATAGATGGAAGACCGGCGCAATATGGGATATCACTTAAACAATTACGCGAACTTATGGAAGTTCGCGGTAGAGAAGGTGTTGCGAAAATAAGTGAATTCGGGGGCATTCATGAGATATGCAAAAAGCTGTACACATCACCAAATGAAG gcCTCAGCGGATCAAAAGTTGATGAAGATCACCGACGTGAAACGTTTGGCTCGAATGTAATACCACCGAAGCCTCCAAAAACCTTTTTAACACTAGTCTGGGAGGCGCTTCAAGATGTTACACTTATTATTTTAGAGGTAGCTGCGTTAGTATCTCTTGGTCTATCATTTTATAAGCCTGCCGATGAGGATGCGC ctcTTCTACAAGAGGAGGAAGAACACCATGGTTGGATTGAGGGTTTGGCTATTCTTATATCGGTCATAGTTGTCGTAATAGTTACTGCCTTTAATGATTACTCAAAGGAGCGACAGTTTCGCGGATTACAGAATCGTATTGAAGGCGAGCACAAATTTTCGGTTATACGTGGCGGTGAAGTATGCCAAATATCGGTTGGTGACATTCTTGTTGGTGATATTGCCCAGATTAAGTACGGTGACCTTTTACCCGCCGATGGCTGCCTTATACAAAGCAACGATCTTAAg GTGGATGAATCTTCGCTCACGGGTGAATCGGATCAGGTTAAAAAGGGTCCAGATAGCGATCCGATGGTACTATCTGGTACGCACGTTATGGAGGGCAGTGGAAAAATGGTTGTTACCGCCGTTGGCGTTAATTCTCAGGCCGGTATTATATTCACTTTACTTGGAGCCGCTGTCGATGAGCAGGAAGctgaaattaagaaaatgaagaagg AAATTAAAAAGGCGAACAAACAAAAGACCAAGAGCCAGACAG GTGAAAACGATGGTCGAGCTCCCCCGGGTGGTAAATCACAACATGCGGCACCGCCATCTCTGAGTACCAGTGAGGCGATTAAATCTGAATCGGATGGTAATCACGTCCAGCAACCGTCGACATCAACCGCTGAGACGGGACACAAGAAGGAAAAGTCTGTACTTCAGGCCAAGCTAACAAAGTTGGCCATACAAATTGGCTACGCTGGATCCACCATAGCTGTGCTCACTGTTATCATACTGATAATACAGTTCTGTATTAAAACATTCGTTATCGATGAGAAGCCCTGGAAGAATACCTATGCCAATAATTTGGTTAAACATTTGATTATTGGTGTTACAGTATTAGTTGTGGCTGTACCTGAGGGTCTGCCACTGGCCGTTACATTATCACTGGCTTATTCAGTTAAG AAAATGATGAAAGATAATAACTTGGTGCGTCATTTAGATGCCTGCGAAACAATGGGTAATGCGACGGCAATTTGTTCCGACAAGACTGGTACACTTACTACCAATCGAATGACAGTTGTACAATCTTATATATGTGAGAAATTGTGCAAGGTTCTGCCCACCCTCAACGATATACCGCAGCAGGTCGGCAATTTAATAACGATGGGCATATCTGTGAACTCGGCATATACTTCAAACATaatg ccGGGTCCAAATCCTGGCGATCTACCTGTTCAAGTTGGTAACAAGACGGAATGTGCTCTACTCGGTTTTGTAAAGGGCTTGGGCGTTAAATATCAATCAATACGGGACGAAATTCCAGAGGATAGATTTACTCGAGTTTACACATTCAACTCTGTACGAAAGAGCATGGGAACGGTTATTCCAAGACCCAACGGCGGCTATCGACTGTACACGAAGGGAGCCTCGGAGATCATAATGAAAAA GTGTTCATTCATCTATGGTCATGAAGGGACTTTGGAGAAATTCACACGTGATATGCAGGAACGTTTAATACGTGAAGTTATTGAGCCAATGGCATGCGATGGATTGCGCACAATTTCTGTAGCTTATCGTGATTTTGTGCCCGGCAAGGCAGCCCTTAATGAGGTGCATATCGATGGTGAACCAAATTGGGATGACGAGGAGAATATTATGACAAATTTGACATGTCTATGCGTTGTTGGTATTGAGGATCCAGTGCGTCCCGAGGTACCAGACGCTATACGCAAGTGCCAACGTGCCGGTATCACTGTTCGCATGGTGACTGGCGACAACATAAATACCGCCCGATCAATCGCCAGCAAATGTGGTATTTTGAAACCCAACGATGACTTCCTCATACTGGAGGGTAAAGAGTTTAATAGACGCATTCGAGATACAAATGGCGAT atcCAACAGCATCTTATTGATAAAGTCTGGCCAAAATTGCGAGTACTTGCCCGTTCATCTCCAACAGATAAATATACGCTGGTCAAAG GTATGATTGACAGTGCGGTTACTGATAATCGGGAAGTGGTTGCTGTCACTGGCGATGGTACCAACGATGGCCCCGCATTAAAGAAGGCCGATGTTGGCTTTGCTATGGGCATTGCGGGCACTGATGTTGCTAAGGAAGCGTCCGATATCATTCTAACCGATGATAATTTCAGTAGCATTGTCAAAGCTGTTATGTGGGGTCGCAATGTCTATGATTCGATAGCAAAATTCTTGCAATTTCAGTTAACAGTGAATGTGGTTGCAGTCATTGTTGCATTTATTGGAGCTTGTGCGGTTCAGGATTCGCCCCTTAAA GCAGTGCAAATGTTGTGGGTTAATCTCATTATGGACACACTGGCATCACTTGCTTTAGCCACAGAAGTACCAACACCAGATCTGTTGCTGCGGAAACCATATGGTCGTACAAAACCACTTATATCGCGCACaatgatgaaaaatatattgggTCAGGCCTTATACCAGCTGGTGATCATATTTGGATTACTTTTTGTCG GTGACTTAATACTCGATATCGAGTCTGGACGGGGACAAGAGCTGAACGCTGGACCAACCCaacattttacaattatatttaacacATTCGTCATGATGACACTATTTAATGAGataaatgcaagaaaaatcCATGGACAACGTAATGTTGTTGAAGGTCTTTTCACAAATCCCATCTTTTACACCATCTGGATATTTACAATGATTTCACAG gtGGTTATCATTCAATATGGTAAAATGGCTTTCTCAACAAAAGCTCTGTCTCTTGATCAATGGCTATGGTGCATATTCTTTGGAATCGGTACACTAGTCTGGGGACAATTAATCACTTCAGTGCCTACAAGAAAATTGCCTAAAATCTTATC ATGGGGACGCGGCCATCCTGAGGAATACACGGATGCCATGAATTTAGGTGAGGAGCGTTTCGATTCCATAGATTCTGACAAGAAACCAAGAGCTGGACAAATTTTATGGATTCGTGGCTTAACTCGCCTTCAAACTCAA ATTTCAGTACCG
- the LOC117781897 gene encoding plasma membrane calcium-transporting ATPase 2 isoform X5 gives MATIDGRPAQYGISLKQLRELMEVRGREGVAKISEFGGIHEICKKLYTSPNEGLSGSKVDEDHRRETFGSNVIPPKPPKTFLTLVWEALQDVTLIILEVAALVSLGLSFYKPADEDAPLLQEEEEHHGWIEGLAILISVIVVVIVTAFNDYSKERQFRGLQNRIEGEHKFSVIRGGEVCQISVGDILVGDIAQIKYGDLLPADGCLIQSNDLKVDESSLTGESDQVKKGPDSDPMVLSGTHVMEGSGKMVVTAVGVNSQAGIIFTLLGAAVDEQEAEIKKMKKGENDGRAPPGGKSQHAAPPSLSTSEAIKSESDGNHVQQPSTSTAETGHKKEKSVLQAKLTKLAIQIGYAGSTIAVLTVIILIIQFCIKTFVIDEKPWKNTYANNLVKHLIIGVTVLVVAVPEGLPLAVTLSLAYSVKKMMKDNNLVRHLDACETMGNATAICSDKTGTLTTNRMTVVQSYICEKLCKVLPTLNDIPQQVGNLITMGISVNSAYTSNIMPGPNPGDLPVQVGNKTECALLGFVKGLGVKYQSIRDEIPEDRFTRVYTFNSVRKSMGTVIPRPNGGYRLYTKGASEIIMKKCSFIYGHEGTLEKFTRDMQERLIREVIEPMACDGLRTISVAYRDFVPGKAALNEVHIDGEPNWDDEENIMTNLTCLCVVGIEDPVRPEVPDAIRKCQRAGITVRMVTGDNINTARSIASKCGILKPNDDFLILEGKEFNRRIRDTNGDIQQHLIDKVWPKLRVLARSSPTDKYTLVKGMIDSAVTDNREVVAVTGDGTNDGPALKKADVGFAMGIAGTDVAKEASDIILTDDNFSSIVKAVMWGRNVYDSIAKFLQFQLTVNVVAVIVAFIGACAVQDSPLKAVQMLWVNLIMDTLASLALATEVPTPDLLLRKPYGRTKPLISRTMMKNILGQALYQLVIIFGLLFVGDLILDIESGRGQELNAGPTQHFTIIFNTFVMMTLFNEINARKIHGQRNVVEGLFTNPIFYTIWIFTMISQVVIIQYGKMAFSTKALSLDQWLWCIFFGIGTLVWGQLITSVPTRKLPKILSWGRGHPEEYTDAMNLGEERFDSIDSDKKPRAGQILWIRGLTRLQTQVIGGELQERLIPVPYSKSNTDQAIRVVNAFRQGLDARYGEHTNTSLAEVLRKQSSMSKRLSETSSIEYADNIPDELTIPEIDVERLSSHSHTETAV, from the exons ATGGCCACAATAGATGGAAGACCGGCGCAATATGGGATATCACTTAAACAATTACGCGAACTTATGGAAGTTCGCGGTAGAGAAGGTGTTGCGAAAATAAGTGAATTCGGGGGCATTCATGAGATATGCAAAAAGCTGTACACATCACCAAATGAAG gcCTCAGCGGATCAAAAGTTGATGAAGATCACCGACGTGAAACGTTTGGCTCGAATGTAATACCACCGAAGCCTCCAAAAACCTTTTTAACACTAGTCTGGGAGGCGCTTCAAGATGTTACACTTATTATTTTAGAGGTAGCTGCGTTAGTATCTCTTGGTCTATCATTTTATAAGCCTGCCGATGAGGATGCGC ctcTTCTACAAGAGGAGGAAGAACACCATGGTTGGATTGAGGGTTTGGCTATTCTTATATCGGTCATAGTTGTCGTAATAGTTACTGCCTTTAATGATTACTCAAAGGAGCGACAGTTTCGCGGATTACAGAATCGTATTGAAGGCGAGCACAAATTTTCGGTTATACGTGGCGGTGAAGTATGCCAAATATCGGTTGGTGACATTCTTGTTGGTGATATTGCCCAGATTAAGTACGGTGACCTTTTACCCGCCGATGGCTGCCTTATACAAAGCAACGATCTTAAg GTGGATGAATCTTCGCTCACGGGTGAATCGGATCAGGTTAAAAAGGGTCCAGATAGCGATCCGATGGTACTATCTGGTACGCACGTTATGGAGGGCAGTGGAAAAATGGTTGTTACCGCCGTTGGCGTTAATTCTCAGGCCGGTATTATATTCACTTTACTTGGAGCCGCTGTCGATGAGCAGGAAGctgaaattaagaaaatgaagaagg GTGAAAACGATGGTCGAGCTCCCCCGGGTGGTAAATCACAACATGCGGCACCGCCATCTCTGAGTACCAGTGAGGCGATTAAATCTGAATCGGATGGTAATCACGTCCAGCAACCGTCGACATCAACCGCTGAGACGGGACACAAGAAGGAAAAGTCTGTACTTCAGGCCAAGCTAACAAAGTTGGCCATACAAATTGGCTACGCTGGATCCACCATAGCTGTGCTCACTGTTATCATACTGATAATACAGTTCTGTATTAAAACATTCGTTATCGATGAGAAGCCCTGGAAGAATACCTATGCCAATAATTTGGTTAAACATTTGATTATTGGTGTTACAGTATTAGTTGTGGCTGTACCTGAGGGTCTGCCACTGGCCGTTACATTATCACTGGCTTATTCAGTTAAG AAAATGATGAAAGATAATAACTTGGTGCGTCATTTAGATGCCTGCGAAACAATGGGTAATGCGACGGCAATTTGTTCCGACAAGACTGGTACACTTACTACCAATCGAATGACAGTTGTACAATCTTATATATGTGAGAAATTGTGCAAGGTTCTGCCCACCCTCAACGATATACCGCAGCAGGTCGGCAATTTAATAACGATGGGCATATCTGTGAACTCGGCATATACTTCAAACATaatg ccGGGTCCAAATCCTGGCGATCTACCTGTTCAAGTTGGTAACAAGACGGAATGTGCTCTACTCGGTTTTGTAAAGGGCTTGGGCGTTAAATATCAATCAATACGGGACGAAATTCCAGAGGATAGATTTACTCGAGTTTACACATTCAACTCTGTACGAAAGAGCATGGGAACGGTTATTCCAAGACCCAACGGCGGCTATCGACTGTACACGAAGGGAGCCTCGGAGATCATAATGAAAAA GTGTTCATTCATCTATGGTCATGAAGGGACTTTGGAGAAATTCACACGTGATATGCAGGAACGTTTAATACGTGAAGTTATTGAGCCAATGGCATGCGATGGATTGCGCACAATTTCTGTAGCTTATCGTGATTTTGTGCCCGGCAAGGCAGCCCTTAATGAGGTGCATATCGATGGTGAACCAAATTGGGATGACGAGGAGAATATTATGACAAATTTGACATGTCTATGCGTTGTTGGTATTGAGGATCCAGTGCGTCCCGAGGTACCAGACGCTATACGCAAGTGCCAACGTGCCGGTATCACTGTTCGCATGGTGACTGGCGACAACATAAATACCGCCCGATCAATCGCCAGCAAATGTGGTATTTTGAAACCCAACGATGACTTCCTCATACTGGAGGGTAAAGAGTTTAATAGACGCATTCGAGATACAAATGGCGAT atcCAACAGCATCTTATTGATAAAGTCTGGCCAAAATTGCGAGTACTTGCCCGTTCATCTCCAACAGATAAATATACGCTGGTCAAAG GTATGATTGACAGTGCGGTTACTGATAATCGGGAAGTGGTTGCTGTCACTGGCGATGGTACCAACGATGGCCCCGCATTAAAGAAGGCCGATGTTGGCTTTGCTATGGGCATTGCGGGCACTGATGTTGCTAAGGAAGCGTCCGATATCATTCTAACCGATGATAATTTCAGTAGCATTGTCAAAGCTGTTATGTGGGGTCGCAATGTCTATGATTCGATAGCAAAATTCTTGCAATTTCAGTTAACAGTGAATGTGGTTGCAGTCATTGTTGCATTTATTGGAGCTTGTGCGGTTCAGGATTCGCCCCTTAAA GCAGTGCAAATGTTGTGGGTTAATCTCATTATGGACACACTGGCATCACTTGCTTTAGCCACAGAAGTACCAACACCAGATCTGTTGCTGCGGAAACCATATGGTCGTACAAAACCACTTATATCGCGCACaatgatgaaaaatatattgggTCAGGCCTTATACCAGCTGGTGATCATATTTGGATTACTTTTTGTCG GTGACTTAATACTCGATATCGAGTCTGGACGGGGACAAGAGCTGAACGCTGGACCAACCCaacattttacaattatatttaacacATTCGTCATGATGACACTATTTAATGAGataaatgcaagaaaaatcCATGGACAACGTAATGTTGTTGAAGGTCTTTTCACAAATCCCATCTTTTACACCATCTGGATATTTACAATGATTTCACAG gtGGTTATCATTCAATATGGTAAAATGGCTTTCTCAACAAAAGCTCTGTCTCTTGATCAATGGCTATGGTGCATATTCTTTGGAATCGGTACACTAGTCTGGGGACAATTAATCACTTCAGTGCCTACAAGAAAATTGCCTAAAATCTTATC ATGGGGACGCGGCCATCCTGAGGAATACACGGATGCCATGAATTTAGGTGAGGAGCGTTTCGATTCCATAGATTCTGACAAGAAACCAAGAGCTGGACAAATTTTATGGATTCGTGGCTTAACTCGCCTTCAAACTCAA